A genomic segment from Chiroxiphia lanceolata isolate bChiLan1 chromosome 27, bChiLan1.pri, whole genome shotgun sequence encodes:
- the LOC116799223 gene encoding KN motif and ankyrin repeat domain-containing protein 1-like isoform X1 — protein sequence MAQPAPLNQNLPDLGGPFLYRDQDDGEKSSYSVETPYGFLLDLDFLKYVDDIESGQTLKKVPLPRRAKGSRLPPSALRSPSSHASAWTSTESLTSTASEEGRTALLLSPHGRAPLEPPSKSTSHPVSPPPVRLLPPPTRKCLLRNPRVEKTLLETSRRLEQEQGHLQDAGGPPRGGPPGALSQPPRWVPAGAEGQGGWGRVSPGSSGRSTPAAGLGTAPLQHVREQMAAALRQLRDLEEQVKTIPLLETQICELKREKAKLLEKLSAEPGEALDHPPGSEAGAGCEEPPQPGLESEVEPAKGRASKIAELRKLTEKLAVPERGVRAWPGRSPRVAERPCRSVAVGEDRAMTDAVFYYRSQQEGGDPVDGGARERRDAAVWVLESSLGLASEAERELELLQQTVGHQKEVIALMEGHLQEATRELEELRLEVCARRPRGLLDKEVTAKPQVAEALVEAAVATQSRAAGDPPDTAEAGVECCPPTACVGVSCRPDGRDVAVGPDSAASCDDKGSQTDVGSIVLVGGQKEPGAGKEAEPGGGKEMEPGPGNGPSSLSVQGTGAMEGMCPGSLAPRPAVLDTTHSSQDSSSARDRGATRSPATGALKSIMKKRDGPPRSEAEGSKKSLQFVGVLNGEYESTSSEEEEEEGDSSSEKGLADSSDSSEQGDTETSEEEAGEGTCEPGQECQGTDVALPEPPEVKEKFELSPRMREACLIVKTHLGHPGAPKSKEVLASSSLVLQEWFRLSSQKSSVPDTVANHLLAFAEVSPALLAHVVNLADGNGNTALHYSVSHSNFHIVRLLLDTGICNVDHQNKAGYTALMLAALAAVEQEDDMNVVRRLFSMGNVNAKASQAGQTALMLAVSHGRQEMVEALLACGADVNLQDEEGSTALMCACEHGRAETVKLLLAQPTCNVSIVDSDGNNAVAIALEAGHSDIAALLYAHLNGTKAQLPQAASPTATKSPGSPKKPN from the exons ATGGCTCAGCCGGCACCCCTGAACCAGAACCTCCCAG ATCTTGGGGGCCCGTTCTTGTACCGGGACCAGGACGATGGGGAGAAGAGCTCATATTCCGTGGAAACTCCCTATGGCTTCCTGCTGGACCTCGACTTCCTGAAATACGTCGATGACATTGAAAGTGGCCAAACGCTCAAGAAAGTGCCGCTGCCTCGCAGGGCGAAGGGGTCCCGTCTGCCGCCCAGCGCCCTGCgcagccccagcagccacgCCAGCGCCTGGACCTCCACCGAGTCCCTCACCTCCACGGCCAGCGAGGAGGGCAGGACCGCGCTGCTGCTGTCCCCGCACGGCCGGGCACCCCTGGAGCCCCCGAGCAAGTCAACCTCCCACCCCGTCTCACCACCACCGGTGCGGCTGCTCCCACCCCCCACCCGCAAGTGCCTCTTGCGAAACCCACGGGTGGAGAAGACCTTGCTGGAGAcgagcaggaggctggagcaggagcaagGCCACTTGCAGGATGCGGGCGGTCCCCCCCGCGGTGGCCCGCCGGGCGCCCTGAGCCAGCCACCCCGCTGGGTGCCGGCGGGCGCCgaggggcaggggggctggggcCGGGTGAGCCCCGGCAGCTCCGGGCGCAGCACCCCGGCGGCAGGGCTCGGCACGGCCCCGCTGCAGCACGTGCGGGAGCAGATGGCCGCGGCCCTGCGGCAGCTCCGGGACCTGGAGGAGCAGGTGAAAACCATCCCCCTCCTGGAGACGCAGATCTGTGAGCTGAAGAGGGAGAAGGCgaagctgctggagaagctgtCGGCAGAGCCTGGCGAGGCGTTGGACCACCCCCCTGGCTCTGAGGCAGGGGCAGGGTGTGAGGAACCGCCCCAACCAGGGCTGGAGAGTGAAGTGGAGCCAGCGAAGGGGCGAGCGAGCAAGATTGCGGAGCTGAGGAAGCTGACGGAGAAGCTGGCGGTGCCGGAGCGGGGAGTCAGGGCTTGGCCAGGCAGGAGCCCCAGGGTGGCCGAGAGGCCGTGTCGCTCCGTGGCGGTGGGCGAGGACCGGGCCATGACAGATGCCGTGTTCTACTACCGGTCACAGCAGGAGGGCGGTGACCCAGTGGATGGTGGGGCACGGGAACGCAGGGACGCGGCTGTCTGGGTGCTGGAGTCATCGCTGGGGCTGGCCAGCGAGGCGGAgcgggagctggagctgctgcagcagacgGTGGGGCACCAGAAGGAGGTGATTGCCCTGATGGAGGGGCACCTGCAGGAGGCCACgcgggagctggaggagctgcggCTGGAGGTGTgcgcccgccggccccgcgggcTGCTGGACAAGGAGGTGACGGCCAAGCCGCAGGTGGCCGAGGCGCTGGTGGAGGCCGCGGTAGCGACGCAGAGCCGGGCAGCCGGTGACCCCCCAGATACGGCGGAGGCGGGCGTGGAGTGCTGCCCCCCGACCGCCTGTGTCGGGGTGAGCTGCCGCCCCGACGGGCGGGATGTGGCGGTCGGGCCTGACTCGGCTGCCAGCTGCGATGACAAGGGCAGCCAGACCGACGTGGGCAGCATCGTCCTGGTGGGAGGACAGAAGGAGCCTGGTGCAGGCAaggaggcagagcctgggggGGGCAAGGAGATGGAGCCTGGTCCAGGCAATGGCCCGAGCAGCCTCTCAGTGCAGGGCACGGGAGCAATGGAGGGGATGTGCCCAGGCAGCCTGGCCCCCAGGCCAGCTGTGCTGGACACAACACACAGCAGCCAGGACTCGTCCTCAGCACGGGACAGAGGAGCCACCCGAAGCCCTGCGACCG GAGCCCTGAAGTCCATCATGAAGAAGCGGGATGGTCCCCCCCGGAGCGAGGCAGAGGGCAGCAAGAAGAGCCTGCAGTTTGTGGGCGTGCTGAACGGGGA GTATGAGAGCACATCcagtgaggaggaagaggaagaaggtgaCAGCTCCTCTGAGAAGGGTTTGGCCGACAGCTCCGACAGCTCGGAGCAGGGAGACACCGAAACCTCAGAGGAGGAGGCCGGGGAAGGCACGTGTGAGCCAGGACAGGAGTGCCAGGGGACTGACGTGGCCCTGCCAGAGCCACCCGAGGTGAAGGAGAA gTTTGAGCTGAGCCCCAGGATGCGGGAGGCCTGTCTCATCGTCAAGACCCACCTGGGCCACCCCGGTGCCCCCAAGAGCAAAGAGGTG ctggccagcagcagcctcGTCCTGCAGGAGTGGTTCCGTCTGTCCAGCCAGAAGTCATCCGTCCCCGACACTGTTGCCAACCACCTCCTGGCATTTGCCGAGGTCTCACCGGCTCTCCTGGCCCACGTGGTGAACCTGGCAGATGGGAATGGCAACACAGCCCTGCACTACAGCGTCTCCCACTCCAACTTCCACATCGTGCGGCTGCTGCTGGACACGG GGATCTGTAACGTGGACCACCAGAACAAGGCTGGGTACACTGCCCTCATGCTGGCGGCGCTGGCGGCTGTCGAGCAGGAGGACGACATGAACGTGGTCCGGAGGCTTTTCAGCATGGGCAACGTCAACGCCAAGGCCAGCCAG GCTGGCCAGACTGCGCTGATGCTGGCTGTGAGCCACGGCCGGCAGGAGATGGTGGAGGCCCTGCTGGCCTGTGGGGCCGACGTGAACCTGCAGGACGAGGAGGGCTCCACGGCGCTGATGTGCGCCTGCGAGCACGGCCGCGCCGAGACCgtgaagctgctgctggctcagcccACCTGCAACGTCTCCATCGTGGACAGC GACGGTAACAACGCCGTGGCCATCGCGCTGGAGGCCGGACACAGCGACATCGCCGCGCTCCTCTACGCCCACCTCAATGGCACGAAGGCTCAGCTGCCC caggCGGCATCACCGACAGCCACGAAGAGCCCTGGGAGTCCAAAGAAACCAAATTAG
- the LOC116799223 gene encoding KN motif and ankyrin repeat domain-containing protein 1-like isoform X2: MAQPAPLNQNLPDLGGPFLYRDQDDGEKSSYSVETPYGFLLDLDFLKYVDDIESGQTLKKVPLPRRAKGSRLPPSALRSPSSHASAWTSTESLTSTASEEGRTALLLSPHGRAPLEPPSKSTSHPVSPPPVRLLPPPTRKCLLRNPRVEKTLLETSRRLEQEQGHLQDAGGPPRGGPPGALSQPPRWVPAGAEGQGGWGRVSPGSSGRSTPAAGLGTAPLQHVREQMAAALRQLRDLEEQVKTIPLLETQICELKREKAKLLEKLSAEPGEALDHPPGSEAGAGCEEPPQPGLESEVEPAKGRASKIAELRKLTEKLAVPERGVRAWPGRSPRVAERPCRSVAVGEDRAMTDAVFYYRSQQEGGDPVDGGARERRDAAVWVLESSLGLASEAERELELLQQTVGHQKEVIALMEGHLQEATRELEELRLEVCARRPRGLLDKEVTAKPQVAEALVEAAVATQSRAAGDPPDTAEAGVECCPPTACVGVSCRPDGRDVAVGPDSAASCDDKGSQTDVGSIVLVGGQKEPGAGKEAEPGGGKEMEPGPGNGPSSLSVQGTGAMEGMCPGSLAPRPAVLDTTHSSQDSSSARDRGATRSPATGALKSIMKKRDGPPRSEAEGSKKSLQFVGVLNGEYESTSSEEEEEEGDSSSEKGLADSSDSSEQGDTETSEEEAGEGTCEPGQECQGTDVALPEPPEVKEKFELSPRMREACLIVKTHLGHPGAPKSKEVLASSSLVLQEWFRLSSQKSSVPDTVANHLLAFAEVSPALLAHVVNLADGNGNTALHYSVSHSNFHIVRLLLDTGICNVDHQNKAGYTALMLAALAAVEQEDDMNVVRRLFSMGNVNAKASQAGQTALMLAVSHGRQEMVEALLACGADVNLQDEEGSTALMCACEHGRAETVKLLLAQPTCNVSIVDSDGNNAVAIALEAGHSDIAALLYAHLNGTKAQLPAASPTATKSPGSPKKPN, from the exons ATGGCTCAGCCGGCACCCCTGAACCAGAACCTCCCAG ATCTTGGGGGCCCGTTCTTGTACCGGGACCAGGACGATGGGGAGAAGAGCTCATATTCCGTGGAAACTCCCTATGGCTTCCTGCTGGACCTCGACTTCCTGAAATACGTCGATGACATTGAAAGTGGCCAAACGCTCAAGAAAGTGCCGCTGCCTCGCAGGGCGAAGGGGTCCCGTCTGCCGCCCAGCGCCCTGCgcagccccagcagccacgCCAGCGCCTGGACCTCCACCGAGTCCCTCACCTCCACGGCCAGCGAGGAGGGCAGGACCGCGCTGCTGCTGTCCCCGCACGGCCGGGCACCCCTGGAGCCCCCGAGCAAGTCAACCTCCCACCCCGTCTCACCACCACCGGTGCGGCTGCTCCCACCCCCCACCCGCAAGTGCCTCTTGCGAAACCCACGGGTGGAGAAGACCTTGCTGGAGAcgagcaggaggctggagcaggagcaagGCCACTTGCAGGATGCGGGCGGTCCCCCCCGCGGTGGCCCGCCGGGCGCCCTGAGCCAGCCACCCCGCTGGGTGCCGGCGGGCGCCgaggggcaggggggctggggcCGGGTGAGCCCCGGCAGCTCCGGGCGCAGCACCCCGGCGGCAGGGCTCGGCACGGCCCCGCTGCAGCACGTGCGGGAGCAGATGGCCGCGGCCCTGCGGCAGCTCCGGGACCTGGAGGAGCAGGTGAAAACCATCCCCCTCCTGGAGACGCAGATCTGTGAGCTGAAGAGGGAGAAGGCgaagctgctggagaagctgtCGGCAGAGCCTGGCGAGGCGTTGGACCACCCCCCTGGCTCTGAGGCAGGGGCAGGGTGTGAGGAACCGCCCCAACCAGGGCTGGAGAGTGAAGTGGAGCCAGCGAAGGGGCGAGCGAGCAAGATTGCGGAGCTGAGGAAGCTGACGGAGAAGCTGGCGGTGCCGGAGCGGGGAGTCAGGGCTTGGCCAGGCAGGAGCCCCAGGGTGGCCGAGAGGCCGTGTCGCTCCGTGGCGGTGGGCGAGGACCGGGCCATGACAGATGCCGTGTTCTACTACCGGTCACAGCAGGAGGGCGGTGACCCAGTGGATGGTGGGGCACGGGAACGCAGGGACGCGGCTGTCTGGGTGCTGGAGTCATCGCTGGGGCTGGCCAGCGAGGCGGAgcgggagctggagctgctgcagcagacgGTGGGGCACCAGAAGGAGGTGATTGCCCTGATGGAGGGGCACCTGCAGGAGGCCACgcgggagctggaggagctgcggCTGGAGGTGTgcgcccgccggccccgcgggcTGCTGGACAAGGAGGTGACGGCCAAGCCGCAGGTGGCCGAGGCGCTGGTGGAGGCCGCGGTAGCGACGCAGAGCCGGGCAGCCGGTGACCCCCCAGATACGGCGGAGGCGGGCGTGGAGTGCTGCCCCCCGACCGCCTGTGTCGGGGTGAGCTGCCGCCCCGACGGGCGGGATGTGGCGGTCGGGCCTGACTCGGCTGCCAGCTGCGATGACAAGGGCAGCCAGACCGACGTGGGCAGCATCGTCCTGGTGGGAGGACAGAAGGAGCCTGGTGCAGGCAaggaggcagagcctgggggGGGCAAGGAGATGGAGCCTGGTCCAGGCAATGGCCCGAGCAGCCTCTCAGTGCAGGGCACGGGAGCAATGGAGGGGATGTGCCCAGGCAGCCTGGCCCCCAGGCCAGCTGTGCTGGACACAACACACAGCAGCCAGGACTCGTCCTCAGCACGGGACAGAGGAGCCACCCGAAGCCCTGCGACCG GAGCCCTGAAGTCCATCATGAAGAAGCGGGATGGTCCCCCCCGGAGCGAGGCAGAGGGCAGCAAGAAGAGCCTGCAGTTTGTGGGCGTGCTGAACGGGGA GTATGAGAGCACATCcagtgaggaggaagaggaagaaggtgaCAGCTCCTCTGAGAAGGGTTTGGCCGACAGCTCCGACAGCTCGGAGCAGGGAGACACCGAAACCTCAGAGGAGGAGGCCGGGGAAGGCACGTGTGAGCCAGGACAGGAGTGCCAGGGGACTGACGTGGCCCTGCCAGAGCCACCCGAGGTGAAGGAGAA gTTTGAGCTGAGCCCCAGGATGCGGGAGGCCTGTCTCATCGTCAAGACCCACCTGGGCCACCCCGGTGCCCCCAAGAGCAAAGAGGTG ctggccagcagcagcctcGTCCTGCAGGAGTGGTTCCGTCTGTCCAGCCAGAAGTCATCCGTCCCCGACACTGTTGCCAACCACCTCCTGGCATTTGCCGAGGTCTCACCGGCTCTCCTGGCCCACGTGGTGAACCTGGCAGATGGGAATGGCAACACAGCCCTGCACTACAGCGTCTCCCACTCCAACTTCCACATCGTGCGGCTGCTGCTGGACACGG GGATCTGTAACGTGGACCACCAGAACAAGGCTGGGTACACTGCCCTCATGCTGGCGGCGCTGGCGGCTGTCGAGCAGGAGGACGACATGAACGTGGTCCGGAGGCTTTTCAGCATGGGCAACGTCAACGCCAAGGCCAGCCAG GCTGGCCAGACTGCGCTGATGCTGGCTGTGAGCCACGGCCGGCAGGAGATGGTGGAGGCCCTGCTGGCCTGTGGGGCCGACGTGAACCTGCAGGACGAGGAGGGCTCCACGGCGCTGATGTGCGCCTGCGAGCACGGCCGCGCCGAGACCgtgaagctgctgctggctcagcccACCTGCAACGTCTCCATCGTGGACAGC GACGGTAACAACGCCGTGGCCATCGCGCTGGAGGCCGGACACAGCGACATCGCCGCGCTCCTCTACGCCCACCTCAATGGCACGAAGGCTCAGCTGCCC gCGGCATCACCGACAGCCACGAAGAGCCCTGGGAGTCCAAAGAAACCAAATTAG